In Zea mays cultivar B73 chromosome 7, Zm-B73-REFERENCE-NAM-5.0, whole genome shotgun sequence, the following proteins share a genomic window:
- the LOC103632429 gene encoding mitogen-activated protein kinase 9-like: MVHSNPIPAKEQPLAVSSRVRPVSDDSCKNPWEKASGPGNVTRTSLTPQGLQAQAAGSVRVNGPVMDSRYSAHQQIPQAYGYRQMPARLDSTNSSQAIGGYTLQSQKETLFEELLESNILLF, from the exons ATGGTTCACTCGAATCCAATTCCTGCCAAGGAACAACCTCTTGCTGTGTCATCAAGGGTTAGACCAGTCTCTGATGATTCGTGTAAGAATCCTTGGGAGAAAGCAAGTGGTCCTGGAAATGTTACCAGGACATCTCTGACTCCACAAGGGCTGCAAGCACAAGCAG CAGGATCAGTAAGAGTTAATGGGCCAGTGATGGATTCAAGGTATTCTGCTCACCAACAGATCCCACAAGCATACGGTTACCGCCAAATGCCTGCAAGGTTGGACAGTACCAACTCATCGCAGGCCATAGGAGGTTACACGCTGCAGTCACAGAAGGAAACATTATTTGAAGAGTTACTCGAATCCAATATTTTGCTCTTTTGA